In the Clostridium beijerinckii genome, one interval contains:
- the rfbB gene encoding dTDP-glucose 4,6-dehydratase: protein MKTYLVTGGAGFIGSNFILYMLNKYEDINIINLDKLTYAGNLENLKSIENDKRYEFVEGDICDKELVSILFKKYHINYVVHFAAESHVDRSIKEPEVFAKTNILGTVNILNCAKNAWENEQGFEEGVKFLQVSTDEVYGSLGSKGFFKETTPLDPHSPYSSSKAGADLIVKAYYDTYKMPINITRCSNNYGPFQFPEKLIPLLINNCLNHKRLPVYGDGMNIRDWLFVEDHVKAIDMVINNGRIGEIYNIGGHNERTNIQIVKTVISYINENVDKNVSESLIKYVEDRKGHDRRYGIAPDKIKKELGWYPETAFEVGIKQTIKWYLDNKEWMKNVTSGDYQKYYKNMYK, encoded by the coding sequence ATGAAAACTTATTTAGTTACAGGTGGAGCTGGATTTATAGGGTCAAATTTTATTTTATATATGCTAAATAAATACGAAGATATTAATATAATAAATTTAGATAAGTTAACTTATGCAGGGAATTTAGAAAATCTTAAATCAATAGAGAATGATAAAAGATATGAATTTGTTGAAGGAGATATTTGTGATAAAGAATTAGTTTCAATACTTTTTAAGAAATATCATATAAATTATGTTGTCCATTTTGCAGCAGAATCCCATGTTGATAGAAGTATAAAAGAACCTGAAGTATTTGCTAAAACAAATATACTTGGTACTGTTAATATCCTCAATTGCGCAAAAAATGCTTGGGAAAATGAACAAGGATTTGAGGAAGGCGTTAAATTTCTTCAAGTATCAACAGATGAAGTTTATGGCTCATTAGGCTCTAAAGGCTTTTTTAAAGAGACTACCCCTTTAGATCCTCATAGTCCATATTCTTCAAGTAAAGCAGGGGCAGATTTGATAGTTAAAGCTTATTATGATACGTACAAAATGCCTATAAATATAACAAGGTGCTCAAATAATTATGGACCTTTTCAATTTCCAGAAAAGTTAATTCCTTTATTAATAAATAATTGTTTAAATCATAAGAGGCTTCCTGTCTATGGAGATGGAATGAATATAAGAGACTGGCTTTTTGTAGAAGATCATGTAAAAGCTATTGATATGGTAATTAATAATGGCAGGATAGGAGAAATATATAATATTGGTGGTCATAACGAAAGAACTAATATACAAATTGTTAAAACCGTTATTTCTTATATTAACGAAAATGTAGATAAGAATGTAAGTGAAAGCTTAATAAAATATGTTGAGGATAGAAAAGGACATGATAGAAGATATGGCATAGCACCAGACAAAATAAAAAAAGAATTGGGGTGGTACCCAGAAACTGCTTTTGAAGTTGGAATAAAACAAACAATAAAGTGGTATTTAGATAATAAAGAATGGATGAAAAATGTAACCTCTGGTGATTATCAAAAATATTATAAAAACATGTATAAATAA
- the rfbD gene encoding dTDP-4-dehydrorhamnose reductase: protein MKILITGAKGQLGREITEIIKIGRADIGEISESIKVSEVIGFDVDRLDITNLVKVKEVLSYLKPEVVINCAAATNVDRCEIDEDFAFRVNSIGPRNLAIACDSIGAKLVQVSTDYVFNENTHKPLKEYDLAAPSSVYGKTKFLGEQYVQLLCSNHFIVRTAWLYGYVGSNFVYTIMKLSKEKNYINVVNDQMGNPTYANDLAYHILKLIETEDYGIYHCTNNGECTWYEFAKRIVKLSGEECEVRPCTSEEYKTQAKRPKYSSLDNAMLRNTVGDEMRDWKDAIEAFISKLGK from the coding sequence ATGAAGATATTAATAACTGGAGCAAAAGGACAGTTAGGTAGAGAGATTACTGAAATAATAAAAATCGGAAGAGCTGATATAGGAGAAATATCGGAGAGTATAAAAGTATCTGAAGTTATTGGCTTTGACGTAGATAGGCTAGATATAACAAATTTAGTCAAGGTTAAAGAGGTACTGAGTTATTTAAAGCCAGAGGTAGTAATAAACTGCGCTGCAGCCACCAATGTTGATAGATGCGAAATTGATGAAGATTTTGCGTTTAGAGTTAACTCAATAGGACCAAGAAATCTTGCTATAGCTTGTGACTCAATAGGCGCTAAACTAGTACAAGTTTCTACCGATTATGTGTTTAACGAAAATACTCATAAGCCATTAAAAGAATATGATTTAGCTGCGCCATCTAGTGTATATGGTAAAACTAAATTTCTAGGAGAGCAGTATGTACAGCTATTATGTTCAAATCATTTTATTGTAAGAACAGCGTGGCTTTATGGTTATGTAGGAAGTAATTTTGTTTATACCATAATGAAACTTTCTAAAGAAAAAAACTATATTAATGTTGTAAATGATCAAATGGGAAATCCTACTTATGCTAATGATTTAGCATATCATATCTTGAAGCTAATAGAAACAGAAGATTATGGAATATATCATTGTACCAATAATGGAGAGTGTACATGGTATGAATTTGCTAAAAGAATTGTTAAATTATCTGGAGAAGAATGTGAAGTAAGACCTTGTACGTCTGAAGAGTATAAGACTCAGGCAAAAAGGCCTAAATATTCGTCTCTCGATAATGCGATGTTAAGAAATACTGTTGGCGATGAAATGAGAGATTGGAAAGATGCAATAGAAGCGTTTATAAGTAAATTAGGCAAGTGA